A genome region from Oncorhynchus gorbuscha isolate QuinsamMale2020 ecotype Even-year linkage group LG26, OgorEven_v1.0, whole genome shotgun sequence includes the following:
- the crebbpa gene encoding LOW QUALITY PROTEIN: histone lysine acetyltransferase CREBBP (The sequence of the model RefSeq protein was modified relative to this genomic sequence to represent the inferred CDS: deleted 1 base in 1 codon), which produces MAENLLDVGPPNSKRPKLNSPALSASDGPVDLGSLSWDDLENDLPDELIPNGGSGLGGMTGGGMPSNGGNVNPGGPGPLGSKVPDAVAKHKQLSELLRVGSASGLIGGAGGGTQPSGIGGQLGAAHGKSSLGQGSPKAGTGQNFNQSLGGHAGMLGQGGQHQLGQVINGGLGLGPGSGRGRGQYQAMQAAPGGGVGSSLAETLTQQGGPQVGAATLNVVAAQQAGNMNKLGLGSNGGSPFGGQYGQGGPGQGVNPQQLQNKAAPLTTVTSVPNLLQQQPGQQVPSVGMVPVPGSVSISGPTADPEKRKLIQQQLVLLLHAHKCQRREQANGEVRACALPHCRTMKNVLNHMTHCQAGKSCQVAHCASSRQIISHWKNCTRHDCPVCLPLKNASDKKNQQPLLSSPNAALQNSLASVVSGPPSSPSLNTPTPIDPSSMQRAYAALGLPYSNQTPTPGQTPPEGQNATQGQHPQLMRPINALGNQMALGGGAMGVASSDQTNLHSDSLNANNQLLSDGSVVGSMGGSLPTAAPLSASGVRKTWHEHVTQDLRNHLVHKLVQAIFPTPDPAALKDRRMENLVAYARKVEGDMYESANSRDEYYHFLAEKIYKIQKELEEKRRSRLQKQIINQGPLTAAGAQQQPGGLPQPNTLGPGQSVRPQNGPVSMPNVPNQIMNRMQIVQGLNQFSPIALPNIQMSQQPLGPRAVSPMNHPTQINMGSVPSMGLSPSRMPQAQGMLGAHGGGGSMVGQTANQNSQFHPPQTPFPPSASGAMNANNLGLGQPPAQAAVTQLSQTGASLDSRVPTPASVASGDLHSHSQHALPDLPAQETKAELRLRDQREFESASGKTEPKMETEEDSGSLSVKEEPEEKQVPMETEEKKLEIKTEPKEEEGGGANGSVSSSPSQSRRKIFKPEELRQALMPTLESLYRQDPESLPFRQPVDPMVLGIPDYFDIVKNPIDLSTIKRKLDTGQYQEPWQYVEDIWVMFNNAWIYNRKTSRVYKFCSKLAEVFELEIDPVMMSLGYCCGRKYEFSPQTLCCYGKQLCTIPTGGTYYSYQNRYHFCEKCFNEIQGHNVTLGDDPAQPQTMICKDQFERKKNDTLDPEPFVDCKDCGRKMHQICVLHYDVIWPSGFICDNCLKKSGKTRKDNKFSAKRLQTTRLGMYIEDRVNKYLKRQNHPEAGEVYVRVVASSDKTTEVKPGMKSRFVDTGEMSETFPYRTKALFAFEEIDGVDVCFFGMHVQEYGSDCSFPNTRRVYISYLDSIHFFKPRLLRTAVYHEILIGYLEYVKKLGYSQGHIWACPPSEGDDYIFHCHPADQKIPKPKRLQEWYRKMLEKAFAERILHDFKDIFKQATEDCLTGANEMPYFEGDFWPNVLEESIKELEQEAEERKKEENVACSDTPEGTPADTKNAKKKNSKKTNKNKGSVSRTNKKKPGMPIVANDLSQKLYASLDKHKEVFFVIHLHSAQMANMLPPIMDPDPLLNCDLMDGRDAFLTLARDKHWEFSSLRRCKWSTMCMLVELHNQGQDRFVYTCNECKHHVETRWHCTVCEDFDLCINCYAAKGHEHQMVKWGLGLDDDGNGAGSAGEASKSPQESRRLSIQRCIQSLVHACQCRNANCSLPSCQKMKRVVQHTKGCKRKTNGGCPVCKQLIALCCYHAKHCQENKCPVPFCLNIKHKLRQQQLQHRLQQAQMMRRRMATMQGRAMPQSLPSPPQAPTTAPNTTPSHPQPNTPQTPQQPLSNQPQTPNAAGMSPVFPPRNGHPLTPASQGKGGPQASPLHQQQSPLPPQPPQPQPQPQPQQPSQQQPPLAAVKMARHIEMVAQAQQQNQQNYRVNMNGLPLQQNPQPHPQQQQRMAGPMHVVGGQMVGPRGPQGMQQPMAPGQWPSAGGAITGAQPGQPGVGVPPQVGQPQQGIPMQQRPMLSPQQQVQRMLVPQPGGPRPQTPSQRPGAIAPNALQDLLMTLKSPSSPQQQQQVLNILKSNPQLMAAFIKQRTAKYHASNPLQQQQPGVLGAQTAMQAGAGGGQRPGISPQQPQQPTAQGMAALGPQGQLMNPGHNPQPNAAQIQELYRRQLLRQQQQQQQQQQQQQQQQQQQQQQQQQQQQQQQQQQAHPGPFPPQTQGQTASYSQLRMQQLAMHAQGQLPPMAQMGQSGLGMDPSTTQNLLHQRMLQQQQQGISNQQAILKQQMGGSPVLPSPAMSPQAHLLASQPQSGAHLPGQSPMANALSNRSPAPVQSPCPPSQQPPHSSPSPQVQPSSHPGSPHPGLGGPMPGSMDQGHLAEQSAMLSQMNTPARGGLKSDLGTGGDTTGDTLEKFVEGL; this is translated from the exons TTGGGCCTGGGCAGTAACGGTGGCAGTCCGTTTGGTGGTCAGTATGGCCAGGGGGGGCCAGGGCAGGGGGTGAACCCCCAGCAGCTTCAGAACAAGGCAGCACCCCTTACCACCGTCACCAGCGTGCCAAACCTG CTCCAGCAGCAGCCCGGGCAGCAGGTGCCCTCGGTGGGCATGGTCCCTGTGCCCGGCAGTGTATCCATCTCTGGCCCCACGGCCGACCCGGAGAAGCGCAAACTGATCCAACAGCAGCTGGTGCTCCTGCTCCACGCCCACAAGTGCCAGCGGCGAGAGCAAGCCAATGGGGAGGTGCGGGCCTGCGCCCTGCCACACTGCCGCACCATGAAGAATGTCCTCAACCACATGACCCACTGCCAGGCCGGCAAGTCCTGCCAGG TGGCTCACTGTGCGTCATCCAGACAGATCATCTCACACTGGAAGAACTGTACGCGGCACGACTGTCCTGTCTGCCTGCCGCTAAAGAACGCCAGTGACAAGAAGAACCAGCAAC CCTTGCTGAGTTCCCCCAATGCTGCCCTCCAGAACTCCCTGGCCTCTGTGGTCTCTGGCCCtcccagctctccctccctcaacacccccacccccatcGACCCCTCCTCCATGCAGAGGGCCTATGCTGCCCTGGGCCTGCCATACAGCAACCAGACCCCCACCCCTGGTCAGACCCCCCCAGAGGGACAGAACGCTACCCAGGGGCAGCATCCACAGCTGATGAGACCCATCAATGCACTAG gtAACCAGATGGCTCTGGGGGGCGGGGCGATGGGCGTGGCCTCGTCAGATCAAACCAATCTGCACTCTGACTCACTCAACGCCAACAA tCAGCTGCTGTCCGACGGGTCAGTTGTTGGCTCCATGGGGGGTAGCCTGCCCACTGCCGCCCCCCTCTCAGCATCAGGAGTCAGGAAGACCTGGCATGAACACGTCACTCAGGACCTCCGCAACCACCTCGTCCACAAACT AGTACAAGCCATTTTCCCCACCCCAGATCCGGCAGCTCTAAAGGATAGGCGGATGGAGAACCTGGTAGCATACGCTAGGAAGGTTGAGGGGGACATGTACGAGTCTGCCAACAGCAgg GATGAATACTACCACTTTCTGGCAGAGAAGATCTATAAAATCCAGAAGGaactggaggagaagaggaggtctCGGCTCCAGAAACAGATCATCAACCAGGGGCCTCTGACGGCTGCAGGAGCCCAACAGCAGCCTGGAGGTCTCCCGCAGCCCAACACCCTGGGCCCTGGGCAGTCTGTTAGGCCACAGA atgGACCTGTGTCTATGCCCAATGTGCCAAATCAGATCATGAATCGCATGCAAATTGTTCAAG GGCTCAATCAGTTCAGCCCCATTGCCCTGCCCAACATCCAGATGTCCCAGCAGCCTCTAGGCCCCCGTGCCGTCTCCCCCATGAACCACCCCACACAGATCAACATGGGCTCCGTTCCCTCT atGGGTCTGTCTCCCTCGCGGATGCCACAGGCCCAGGGCATGCTGGGAGCCCACGGCGGCGGCGGCAGCATGGTGGGCCAGACGGCCAATCAAAATAGTCAATTCCATCCCCCCCAGACCCCATTTCCCCCCTCTGCCTCCGGCGCCATGAATGCTAACAACCTGGGTCTAGGCCAGCCCCCAGCACAGGCTGCTGTCACACAG ctttcTCAGACAGGTGCCAGTCTGGATAGCCGGGTGCCCACCCCAGCTTCTGTCGCCAGCGGCGACTTGCATTCGCACTCCCAGCATGCTTTACCTGACCTGCCGGCCCAGGAGACCAAGGCCGAGCTGCGGCTTAGGGACCAGCGGGAGTTTGAGTCGGCCAGTGGCAAGACCGAGCCCAagatggag ACTGAGGAGGACTCTGGTTCGCTGTCAGTGAAGGAGGAGCCAGAAGAGAAGCAGGTGCCAATGGAGACTGAGGAAAAGAAGCTGGAGATTAAGACTGAGCccaaagaggaggaggggggaggagccaACGGCTCAGTGTCCTCATCCCCTTCTCAGTCACGGAGGAAaa TCTTTAAGCCAGAGGAGCTGCGCCAGGCTCTCATGCCAACCCTAGAGTCTCTTTACAGACAGGACCCAGAGTCTCTACCCTTCAGACAGCCTGTAGACCCCATGGTACTGGGCATCCCA GACTACTTTGACATCGTGAAGAACCCCATCGACCTGTCCACCATAAAGCGTAAGCTGGACACGGGTCAGTACCAGGAACCCTGGCAGTACGTGGAAGACATCTGGGTCATGTTCAACAACGCCTGGATCTACAACCGCAAGACATCCCGTGTCTACAAGTTCTGCTCCAAGCTGGCCGAGGTGTTTGAGCTGGAGATAGACCCCGTTATGATGAGCCTTGGCTACTGCTGCGGCCGCAAG TATGAGTTCTCACCTCAAACTCTCTGCTGTTATGGTAAGCAGTTGTGCACCATACCCACCGGCGGCACCTACTACAGCTACCAGAACAG GTATCATTTCTGTGAGAAGTGCTTCAATGAGATCCAGGGGCACAATGTGACGTTAGGGGACGACCCGGCACAACCACAGAC AATGATATGTAAAGACCAGTTTGAGAGGAAGAAGAACGATACACTAGACCCTGAACC GTTTGTGGACTGTAAAGATTGCGGACGGAAGATGCATCAGATATGTGTTCTTCACTATGACGTCATCTGGCCATCCGG ATTCATCTGTGACAACTGTTTGAAGAAGAGTGGGAAAACACGGAAAGACAACAAGTTTTCTGCAAAAC ggttgcaGACGACGCGGTTGGGCATGTACATCGAGGACCGGGTGAATAAGTATCTGAAGAGGCAGAACCACCCTGAGGCAGGGGAGGTGTACGTACGAGTGGTGGCCAGCTCTGACAAAACTACAGAGGTCAAACCTGGCATGAAATCCAG GTTTGTGGACACCGGTGAGATGTCTGAAACCTTCCCCTACAGAACCAAAGCGCTTTTTGCCTTTGAGGAGATCGACGGCGTGGATGTGTGTTTCTTCGGGATGCACGTTCAGGAGTACGGCTCGGACTGCTCCTTCCCCAACACCAG ACGGGTTTACATATCTTACCTGGACAGTATTCACTTCTTCAAACCTCGACTGCTAAGGACGGCCGTCTATCATGAGATCCTTATTGGCTACCTGGAGTATGTAAAGAAACTCGG ctactctcagggTCACATCTGGGCGTGCCCCCCCAGCGAGGGGGACGACTACATCTTCCACTGCCACCCTGCCGACCAGAAGATCCCCAAGCCCAAGAGGCTGCAGGAGTGGTACAGGAAGATGCTGGAGAAGGCCTTCGCTGAGAGGATCCTCCATGACTTCAAG GACATCTTCAAGCAGGCGACAGAGGACTGTCTGACGGGGGCCAACGAGATGCCCTACTTTGAGGGGGACTTCTGGCCCAACGTGCTGGAGGAGAGCATCAAGGAGCTGGAACAGGAGGcggaagagaggaagaaggaggagaacgTAGCCTGCTCCGACACACCTGAG GGCACGCCGGCGGACACGAAGAACGCCAAGAAGAAGAACAGCAAGAAGACCAATAAGAACAAGGGCAGCGTGAGCCGAACCAATAAGAAGAAGCCTGGCATGCCGATTGTAGCCAATGACCTGTCCCAGAAGCTCTACGCCAGCCTCGACAAACACAAAGAG gtgtTCTTTGTGATCCACCTGCACTCGGCCCAGATGGCCAACATGTTGCCCCCCATCATGGACCCTGACCCCCTGCTGAACTGTGACCTGATGGACGGCCGCGACGCCTTCCTCACCCTGGCCCGGGACAAGCACTGGGAGTTCAGCTCTCTCAGGAG GTGTAAGTGGAGCACCATGTGCATGTTGGTGGAGCTGCACAACCAGGGTCAGGACCGCTTCGTCTACACCTGCAACGAGTGTAAACACCACGTGGAGACGCGCTGGCACTGTACCGTCTGTgag gacTTTGACCTGTGTATCAACTGCTACGCCGCCAAGGGCCACGAGCACCAGATGGTCAAGTGGGGCCTGGGGCTGGACGACGACGGCAATGGAGCGGGCAGCGCCGGCGAGGCCTCTAAGAGCCCCCAGGAGTCACGCCGTCTCAGCATCCAGCGTTGCATTCAGTCCCTGGTTCACGCCTGCCAGTGTCGCAACGCCAACTGCAGCCTGCCGTCCTGCCAGAAGATGAAGCGTGTGGTGCAGCACACCAAAG GTTGCAAGAGGAAGACTAACGGTGGTTGCCCCGTGTGCAAGCAGCTCATCGctctgtgctgctaccatgccaAGCACTGCCAGGAGAACAAGTGTCCTGTACCGTTCTGTCTTAACATCAAGCACAAGCTTAGGCAGCAGCAGCTCCAGCACCGCTTACAGCAGGCTCAGATGATGAGGAGAAGAATGGCCACCATGCAGGGAAGAGCAATGCCTCAGAGCTTACCGTCCCCCCCCCAGGCCCCCACTACAGCCCCCAACACAACCCCCTCACACCCCCAGCCTAACACACCCCAAACCCCCCAACAACCACTTTCAAACCAGCCGCAGACCCCAAACGCTGCAGGTATGTCACCAGTGTTCCCTCCTCGCAACGGTCATCCCCTTACGCCAGCTTCCCAGGGCAAGGGGGGACCTCAAGCGTCTCCTTTACACCAGCAGCAGTCACCTCTC CCCCCACAACCTCCCCAACCCCAGCctcaacctcaacctcaacaacCTTCTCAACAACAACCCCCTCTCGCTGCGGTCAAGATGGCGCGGCACATTGAGATGGTGGCCCAGGCGCAGCAGCAGAACCAGCAGAACTACCGGGTCAACATGAACGGCCTGCCACTGCAACAGAACCCCCAGCCTCACCCCCAGCAGCAGCAACGCATGGCCGGACCCATGCATGTGGTTGGGGGTCAAATGGTGGGACCCAGAGGGCCCCAGGGCATGCAGCAGCCCATGGCCCCAGGTCAGTGGCCCAGCGCTGGGGGAGCCATAACGGGAGCTCAGCCTGGACAACCAGGAGTTGGAGTCCCTCCTCAGGTGGGTCAACCCCAGCAGGGGATACCGATGCAACAGAGACCCATGTTGTCTCCTCAGCAACAGGTTCAGAGGATGTTGGTCCCCCAGCCGGGGGGTCCCAGACCACAGACGCCATCCCAGAGACCCGGGGCCATCGCCCCCAATGCCCTCCAGGACCTCCTGATGACCCTTAAGTCCCCCAGCTcaccccagcagcagcagcaggtccTCAACATCCTGAAGTCCAACCCCCAGCTCATGGCGGCATTCATCAAACAGAGAACAGCCAAGTACCACGCCAGCAACCCCCTGCAACAACAGCAGCCAGGGGTGTTGGGAGCCCAGACGGCGATGCAGGCTGGGGCCGGGGGGGGACAGAGGCCCGGgatctcccctcagcagcctcaacAACCCACCGCCCAAGGGATGGCTGCCTTAGGACCCCAGGGGCAACTAATGAACCCTGGACACAACCCCCAACCCAACGCTGCCCAGATACAGGAGCTCTACCGGAGGCAGCTCCTTcgacagcagcaacagcagcagcagcagcagcagcagcagcaacaacaacaacaacaacaacaacaacaacagcagcagcaacaacaacaacaacaacagcagcaggcCCATCCTGGTCCGTTCCCTCCCCAGACCCAAGGCCAGACGGCCAGCTACTCTCAGCTCCGCATGCAGCAGCTAGCCATGCATGCCCAGGGCCAGCTCCCTCCCATGGCCCAGATGGGTCAATCTGGCCTGGGCATGGACCCCTCCACCACCCAGAACCTCTTGCACCAGCGGATGCTCCAGCAACAACAGCAGGGTATCTCTAACCAACAGGCCATCCTCAAGCAGCAGATGGGTGGCTCCCCGGTCCTGCCTAGCCCCGCCATGAGTCCCCAGGCCCACCTGCTGGCCAGCCAGCCCCAATCTGGAGCTCACCTCCCTGGCCAGTCCCCAATGGCCAATGCCCTCTCCAACCGGTCCCCTGCACCTGTACAATCCCCGTGCCCGCCCTCGCAACAACCCCCACATTCCAGCCCTTCTCCCCAGGTTCAGCCCTCATCCCACCCGGGGTCCCCCCACCCAGGCTTGGGGGGCCCAATGCCTGGCTCCATGGACCAGGGACACTTGGCGGAGCAGAGCGCTATGCTATCGCAGATGAACACGCCCGCCAGAGGAGGGTTGAAGAGTGACTTGGGTACTGGAGGGGATACGACAGGAGATACGCTGGAGAAGTTTGTGGAGGGATTGTAG